The Congregibacter litoralis KT71 genome contains a region encoding:
- the ccoS gene encoding cbb3-type cytochrome oxidase assembly protein CcoS, with amino-acid sequence MESLYLLIPVAIVFAVIVIRLLLWAIDSGQYDDLDKESWRILADEDIGETGENDRQEDRQKDRQDSSRSTGTNDDQ; translated from the coding sequence ATGGAGAGTCTGTACCTACTCATCCCCGTGGCCATTGTTTTTGCCGTCATCGTGATTCGTCTTCTGCTCTGGGCCATCGACAGTGGCCAATACGATGACCTGGATAAGGAAAGCTGGCGAATCCTGGCTGATGAGGACATCGGGGAAACCGGAGAAAACGACAGGCAGGAAGACAGGCAGAAAGACAGGCAAGACAGCAGCAGGAGCACCGGCACTAACGATGATCAGTAA